tttaatttctcaaataattaaataaaactaTATATTATTAGACATGGCTGCAGTTAAGGTTCCAACGGTGGTGCTTCCCAACGCCTCTGGCGAAGTGAGTATGCCGGTGATAGGGATGGGATCAGCACCTGACTTCACATGCAAGAAAGACACTAAGGAGGCCATCGTTGAGGCCGTCAGGCAAGGCTACAGGCACTTCGACACGGCCACCGCCTACGGCTCCGAGCAGGCCCTCGGAGAGGCCTTGAAGGAGGCTATTCAGCTTGGTCTCGTCACCCGCCAAGACCTCTTTGTCACTTCCAAGCTTTGGGTCACTCATAACCTTCCTCACCTTGTTCTCCCTGCTCTCCGTAAATCACTCCAGTAagaattcatattttttatccTGCTTCCTATCATTACACAACCACTATAAAAATATGGAATCACTACACAATATTAAAACACTTTTCaataatataattctaaattatataatttaaacaTTTTGTGTGAGTAGCttttttttatgtgttttttttatgtgtttttATTTAGAGTTATGCTAGTTAatcaatgatttttttttgaataatatgaACAATCGTTAATCAAATAAAAGTACATTATACCTTCAAATTATCCatttaaatcttaatattagaataattacCTAGTGAAATGAATATTTGATATATCTATTGTTCATATCGTTTAGTATTTTCATTGTCTacgtatattttttttatttaataatataatttgtatACAGAACTCTTCAACTGGATTACTTGGACCTGTACCTGATTCACTGGCCGCTAAGCTCTCAGCCAAAGTTTCAATTCCCAATTGATGTGCAAGATCTGCTTCCATTCGATGCGAAGGGCGTGTGGGAATCCATGGTAGAATGCCAGAAACTAGGCCTCACCAGAGCCATCGGAGTCAGCAACTTCTCCGTCAAGAAGCTTCAGAATCTGCTCTCTCTTACCACCATCCCTCCTGCAGTGAACCAGGTGGAGATGAACCTCGCCTGGCAGCAGAAAAATCTCAGAGACTTCTGCAAGAAACACGGCATAGTCGTGACCGCATACTCACCGCTGAGGAAAGGAGCAAGCAGGGGCCCCAACCAAGTTATGGAGAACGATGCACTCAAAGGGATTGCGGATTCTCATTGCAAGTCCATAGCGCAGGTTTCACTCAGATGGCTCTATGAAAATGGTGTCACCGCTGTGCCAAAGAGCTACGACAAGGATAGGATGAAGCAGAACCTCAACATCTTTGACTTTTCTTTGACGGAGGACGATCACTTCAAGATCAGTCAGATCACTCAGAACCGTCTCATCAGTGGACCAACCAAGCCCCAACTCCCTGATCTCTTTGATGATGATATCTAGATCTAAATTATTCAATAAATCGTCTTCGTCTCTGCTTAATTCCCTTGTAATTAAGCTCTGCATTCACCACTATCCATCATCAAAGTTTTGTTTTTTATCCCTCGTGTATTGGCTGTAATATTTGACTATGGGAAGTTCCCAGGAAATAAGAGAAACGTGAGATTATTATTACTCTAGATGCATTAATTTTCCATCTAATATATGtacatcttttatattttttttatatgataaaaaacattaaaaaaaataacgtaAATATTATTGCTCTCAATTAGGATGGAAAGACCACGACGTTGACGACAAAGTGACAGAAATAATTTAAGAATGCGTGCGTGGTTTGAAGAACACTCTACGCCATCCACCTGCCAACCACACAATTCACTACTTATGGGATGATTACTCAAAGTGTTGActggaaaataaaaaagaatcaGAAAATAAGAGACCAAGGGAATAATCAACATATTAATGAGCCTATATTCTGTTCAAAGAAAACGACGACTACTGCATACCATTTATATTTAGTAGAaatctagaaaaaaaaaattgagtgaaCTTGAGCGTTACTCTCTAATTTAATGCAATGAAAAGATTGTGTGCACCGAAATTGGTTAATTAAGATTTGAGAATCGTTCTTTTCATCCAATGTTCAATTGTTCATGGAGGATGAGTATGCAATGAGCGCGCTTATCAACGAGAAGAAGTAGAGAAATTACAGACTTACAGGTAAATAATATATACAGTTAACTATATGCAGTGAACAAAGTGAATAACAgtttaaagaagaaaaattatttaaatttaaatttttaaataactaaataattattaacagatttttaattttaaaaaataaagattaatACCTAAATATATTTACACTACAGATAGTTAACTACGGTTTTGACGTTCGCGCCAGTCCCTCCCACGTTCACGATCATTACTCACGATTATTCTCCCTCCCTGCATCACCAACTTCGCCCCCAATTCTTTTTAGCATTGCCGTTGTTCACCCCACCAGCCTCCTTCATCGACGTCGATCTCTCCCTCTCCGGATACCATTGTTGCCGCCAAACTCTTGTCGGCGTTGCTCCTTCGACCGCCAGCCTCGCTCATCGTCGTCGTTACTTCATCGGACACCCTCATTAACGTGTTTGGGATTGTATATGTGGCGTCGGTACTGCCGCCTCGCGATCCTTGGACGGTGCTGCTGTTATCTCGTCGCCGTCTTTTGTCCGTCGCTCTGtttctctcctcctcctcctcctcaattcttcttcctcttcttct
The Arachis stenosperma cultivar V10309 chromosome 7, arast.V10309.gnm1.PFL2, whole genome shotgun sequence genome window above contains:
- the LOC130941686 gene encoding NAD(P)H-dependent 6'-deoxychalcone synthase-like, producing the protein MAAVKVPTVVLPNASGEVSMPVIGMGSAPDFTCKKDTKEAIVEAVRQGYRHFDTATAYGSEQALGEALKEAIQLGLVTRQDLFVTSKLWVTHNLPHLVLPALRKSLQTLQLDYLDLYLIHWPLSSQPKFQFPIDVQDLLPFDAKGVWESMVECQKLGLTRAIGVSNFSVKKLQNLLSLTTIPPAVNQVEMNLAWQQKNLRDFCKKHGIVVTAYSPLRKGASRGPNQVMENDALKGIADSHCKSIAQVSLRWLYENGVTAVPKSYDKDRMKQNLNIFDFSLTEDDHFKISQITQNRLISGPTKPQLPDLFDDDI